The proteins below are encoded in one region of Bremerella sp. P1:
- a CDS encoding DNA-directed RNA polymerase subunit alpha C-terminal domain-containing protein has translation MPRIPLNAADQQHDDLLAKLEMSTAEIGLTVRTTNCLEEKGIFTVRDLLNCTPADLLSISNFGEKTLDEVYSALEGVGFYRHTRQLARATAVAV, from the coding sequence ATGCCACGAATTCCTCTGAATGCGGCTGACCAACAACACGATGACCTGTTGGCCAAGCTGGAAATGAGTACGGCGGAAATCGGTTTGACCGTCCGCACGACAAATTGCCTTGAGGAAAAGGGCATCTTCACCGTTCGCGATCTGTTGAATTGCACACCAGCCGACTTGTTGAGCATTTCCAACTTCGGCGAAAAGACCCTCGACGAGGTCTACTCGGCACTGGAAGGTGTTGGGTTCTATCGTCACACCCGCCAACTTGCTCGCGCCACGGCCGTCGCCGTTTAA